The following nucleotide sequence is from Ignavibacteriales bacterium.
TATCCTTCACGAACGGAAAAAACATTGTATCCGGTTTGTCCGTTCGTGCTAATATCGATTCCCCCATGGAAGTGTTTCGTTCGGTATTCGGCGAACGAGGAAGTTATCCGGTCGCTTGCATCCGTGGGCCAGAGATACTGAGATAAATCGGTTTTCACACTATCAAAGTCACAGCACTTGAGGATAGTCTTGGGCGTTACCGGAATATTTTCGGTCTCTCTATTCGATGAAGGATGTACAGAAATATTCAATAATCCGATCAAACAAGTCAAAGCTCTTATTGCCAAATGTTTAACGAGCAAAATTATTATTCTCCTGTAACTTCATGTACAATTTTTCCGATTCCTTCTATCTCAGCTTCGATGATGTCTCCGGGTTTCGCTTCGGATACCCCTTCCGGTGTACCTGTAAATATGAGATCTCCTTTTTCGAGTGATATATATTTTGAAATATATTCAATTATCTGCGGGATCGAGAAAATCATATTCCCGGTATAGCCATTTTGCCGAACTTCTCCGTTTACCCGACAAATCATACGTAAATTGTGCGGATCGGGAATATTAGAAATAGGAGCTATATCGGATAACGGCGCCGATGTATCGAATCCTTTCGCCAATGTCCATGGTAATCCTTGCTTTTTCGCTTCAGACTGCAAGTCTCGCAAAGTCATATCAAGTCCAACAGCATATCCGACCACATGGTCGTAAGCATTTTTTTTAGAAATGTTTTTCCCATTTTCACCAATCGCGACAACAAGTTCGATTTCGTGATGCATTTCTTTTGAAATCGATGGCCGAATGATTTTTTCGTCACCAATTATAACTGCTGTCGCAGGTTTCATGAATATCACCGGTTGTTTTGGTGCCGTGGCGTTCATTTCCTTCGCATGTTCGAGATAGTTTCTGCCCAGGCAAAGAATTTTTTTCACTTCGACAGATTCAGTTGACCCTATTATTTTGATTTTTTTCATATAGTAATTTTAAAATATCTAAAATTTAGTTAAAAATGATGATTGTTGCAAGGAATTGTGACGAAATATCACTTAAATCTTGCTTTATTTAAAATAAAATGATTATATTAATCGAAATTAATTCATAAAAAGATAGGATTCGCTTGGTAAAACGTTATGAACAAGCGGGAGTTAACATAGATGCCGGTGATGATTTCGTCAAACGCATCAAAGATAATGTTGCAACAACCTTCTCAGATGCTGTATTATCGGGTATAGGAGCATTCGGCGGATTCTATGACGCGAAATTCGGAAAAATTCAAGAACCTGTTCTTGTCTCGAGCGTTGATGGCGTTGGGACAAAATTAAAAGTCGCATTCCTTCTCGATAAGCATGATACAATCGGTCAAGACCTTGTTAATCATTGTGTCAACGATATTGCCGTTTGCGGCGCCCAACCATTATTTTTCTTAGATTATTTTGCAACAGGCAAACTGAAACCTGCAGTTGCCGAAAGCGTAGTTGCCGGTATGGTGAAAGCATGTCGTGAAAACGGTTGTGCTTTGATAGGTGGAGAAACAGCTGAAATGCCTGGATTTTATCGTGATGATGAATATGATATAGCAGGTACAATTGTTGGAGTTGCTGACAGAAAAAAAATATTCGATGCTAAAAAAGTAAAAGCTGGCGACGTGCTGATAGGTTTACCTTCCAACGGACTTCACACGAACGGATATTCGTTAGCACGCGAAGTATTATTTGAACGGTATGAAGTCGACGACTATATCGATGAACTTGGATCAACAATTGGCGAAGCATTGTTGAAGGTACATCGTTCCTATCTGAAAGCGATTGGCCTAATATCTCCCTTAGCCGAAGTTCACTCGTTTGCTCATATAACAGGCGGAGGGATTGTTGGAAATACCAAACGAGTAATCCCTAATGGCTGTTCTCTCAAAATCGATTGGAATCGTTGGGAGCGGCCAGCAATCTTCCGGGTGATTCAAAAAACCGGAAATGTACCGGAAGATGAAATGCGGAAAGTTTTTAATTTGGGGGTTGGAATTGTTATAATTACTTCGAAGCGCGGCGTGGATAAAATCATGGAAACTTTACATGAGGCAGGTGAGGTGCCTTTTATTCTTGGTGAAGTAGTTCAGGATCAAGAAAAAATCAATCACCTGAAGAGGACACGTTGAAAGAACCGAAAAACACTGAGAACGTCAAAGAAAAAGTTCAAGGGGTTGTACATGGTACAGGTTTACTGCAAAAATTAAATACCATACATGACGTAGCTTCGAAATTTGATAATACAAAATCGCGTGAAGAAATTCTGAATATCTTACGCTCTGAAGCAAAATGGCTGCTCACTTATGATGTTTGTTTTGTATCTTTGTTGAATCAGACTCGAACACATTACGCGATATATTCCATTTCACAGATCGCCGATGCGAGCGAACTCGATCATAAACATTTTCTTATTGATGAAGGAATTCCGGGTTGGGTGGTGAAAAATCAAGCATCGTTTATCGGAGAAATAGAATCGGCACTTAAATTTAGCCATGCCATTGAAGGACGATTGCAGGATCTCGGCATTCGGTCGATACTTGTTGTTCCGATGAAAACCGGTAATGAAGTGATCGGATCATTGACGTTCGGTTCACTGAAACCACATCTGTACACCGAAGCGGACGCCGCAATCGCTCAGTTGATGGGATTGTATGTCGCGACATCCTTAAAAGATGCTTCCATATTTGAAGACACGAGGAAACGTATCAATCAAATTGAATTGATCAATAACATATCGCGGCAAATGAGTTCGACTCTTCAACTGGATGAATTGTTAAAAACCGCTGCATCGATGGTTCAAAAGACATTCAATTATTTTGACGTTACTGTTTTTCTTCGTACCGATGACAGTTCGTTCGTTGAGCTGGCAGCGCATTCGGGAAGTTTCATAGATTTTCTACCGCATGGTTATAAGCAAAGCATCGATAGCGGCTTAATCGGTTGGGTTTTTAAAAATGGTGAGAAGATTTTATGCAACGATGTTCTTCAAGATGAACGGTATATTGCATACGAATATCACAACACACGATCCGAACTGACTGTTCCGATTATGATTGATAAAGATGTTGTTGGCGTTTTGAATATTGAAGATACAAAACTCCACGCGTTCGATGAAACTGATGTTGTTGTTTTAGAAACACTCTCGGATCAGCTCGGGAGTGCAATGAAGAATGCCAAGCTGTATGACGAGATACGCAAAGCGAATATCAAGTTGACTGAGCTCGACAAGATGAAATCTGAATTTCTCGGAATTGTTTCGCACGATTTTCGTTCACCTCTCTCCAGTATCATACTTGCCGGACGTGCATTGTTGAAAAATGAAGCCGTTGAACAAGCCCCACGCATCAAAGAATATTTGCAGATTATAGTCGATCAGGCGAATCGCTTGAACCAATTAGCCGAAGATACTTTATCAATTACGAAAATCGAATCCGGGCAATTAAATTATTTTTTCAAAATTGTCAATATAGAACGGTTAGTTCAGGATGCTATTTCCATGGTTCGCTATACAGCGAGGCACAAGGTTGAATACAAAATTGATCCAAATGTCGCATTCATTAAAGGTGATCAGACGAAACTTCGGCAAGTCATTCAAAATTTAGTCAGTAACGCGGTTAAATATTCACCCCGCGGTGGGTTGGTTAAAATAACTATCGATGATTTATCACCGGAGCAATTATTGGTATCTGTATCCGATCAGGGAATTGGGATTCCACGCGATCAGATTGGAAAATTATTCCAAAAATTTTCAAGGGTAGAAACAGGACAGTCGCGGGAGATTAAAGGAGCCGGTTTAGGGCTTTGGATATGCAAAGAGATTGTCGAAGCCCACGGCGGAAAAATTTGGGTCGAGAGTGATGAAGGAAACGGTTCTGTGATGAAATTTACTTTAAATAAAGCTCAAGACGGAATAAGTTGATTTTGTAGAAAGAATCTCTCTACGATTGAATGTATCAGAGGCAGTGGGCAGTTAATGTCCACTGCCTTTTAATTTAGATTTAGGTACAACATTCCATAATTTCAACATCAACATGGCACCCACAACGGCAAATCCTATCATGCTTGGACCCCAAACTCCCCAGCCGTATGAATCAAGGAGATATCCCATCCCGTAACCCATAATCGAACCACCCACATATTGCATTCCATCAAACAAACCCGCAGCGGTGGCTCCGGCACGCTTACCACCGAAGTCCATGGACGCCGTTCCGGATAACATTGAATGTACCATAGATATCGCGAACGAATTTAAGATGAACGCGGCAATTACAAGATCTAAACTTGGTGCAATCCACACAATTGTTAAGCTGATAATTTGACATGCATATCCAATAAATGCAACAGGTGGTCTGCGTGCTTTAAATAATTTATCGGACATCATTCCCGCTGCGAATGCTCCACCAACTCCGGCAAGCACGATGGCTAACGCGTTTCTTTGAAATATTGGATTATCGAGCCGAAGGTTCTGAACTTCCTGCATATATCTGGGGAACCATTCTTCGAAACCTTTTCTTACGAGGCCTGTGCAAAATTCGGCGATGGCAATTGTTATCGTTATCGGATTTGTAAAAACTTTTTTTGCCACGTAACTAAAAGTTACTTTTTCGGTATCACCGCTTGTTGCATCTTGCGGATCAAAATCGGGTAGACCTGAATCTTTAGGTGTATCTTTAACGAATAAGAAAGTCATGAAGGCGAAGAAAGCGGCAAAAATCGCCGGTAAGAAAAATTTCCACTGCCATGGTAAAAGAACCACGAACGGTATTGTCATGAGTGCGTACACTCCGAATCGTCCCATCTGTATCATCGATCCGAAGATGGCTGAAAATACACCACGCTCGCTAACGTGGAACCATGCCGAATTGACTTTGATTATCGCCAATGCGCTGTACGATTGAAAGTACATGTTAAGCGTCCAGACTGTTGCGAAATATCCGAGTAATAATGTTCCTGTTCCAAGAAATCCGAGATAAGCGCCAACACCGAACGCAATATTGAAACCAAAGGCACCTATCGTTCCTATTAACATAGCTTTTCTTCCACCTATCCGATCGGCGAGGGGACCGTTGAACATCGCGGAGAGTCCATAAAAAAGAGTGGCGAATGTGATGATTGAACCGATCTCGGTTTTAGAAAATCCGTAGGTGTCTGATAAATCTTTGTTCGCGAATGCAAAATTATACCGCGCCATGTACATTGAAGCATAGGTTAAACCAAGCGTAGCCCAGTTCAATGCCCGACGCTGTTTGAATTCAGCAGTATGGTTTAGTTCATGTTTTTTAAGTATCGACATAAATTATCCTTTTGTTAATACTTGTGGAGATAAATTTTCGGATAAATAGAGCAGTGTAAAGATATGCTCCGATAGAAGAGTCACTCTTAATATTGCCACAATATATGAATTCTTTTTTAAAATAGCGAGTTCAATTATAGAAATTATTGGCACCAAAATTATTTCTAAAAAGTCTTGAATTTCATTGTAAGAATGAGTACATTTTAACGCTATTAATACTGCATTTATTATCGCGCGAGGATATCAATGAGATTAGATCGTTTAATACAAGTTTTGCTTCCACATGATGAAAAGTTCTATGCTTTTTTTGAAGAATCTGCCCAAAACTTGGTGGATGCCTCAAAAAAATTACATGAACTGCAAACCTGTTCTCCGTCGGAACATCAGAGAATTATGGATGAGATACACGATTTTGAACATCGTGGTGATGCCGTAACACATAAAATTTATGCAGAACTGAATGCCACTTTTGTGACTCCGTTTGACCGTGAGGATATCCACTTGCTTGCTTCTGCCCTTGATGATGTAATGGATTTAATAGACGGTACTGCATCGCGATTTGTTTTGTATAAAGTATCCAAATGCACTTCTGCTATGAAAAACCTGATGGAAATTTTATATAATTCGATTCTTGAATTACAAAAAGGTATATCGTTGCTTCGGGATTTCCGGAAAGCCGATGAGCTTCAGAAAATTCTTAGGAAGGTAAATGAATTCGAGAACCAGGCCGATTCTGTTTTCGATAGAGCGATAGCCGATCTGTTTGAAAATGAAAAAGATCCCGTACAGATAATCAAACTAAAAGAAATATATGTCGTTTTAGAAACTGCTACGGATGCATGCGAAGACGCGGCAAATGTTATGGAGGGTTTACTTATCAAACATGGATAAATATTCTAGAATAATATGCTGACACTTGTTGTCATAATTGTTTTCATTGCGCTTGTCTTCGATTTCCTGAATGGATTTCATGATTCTGCAAATTCAATCGCAACTATCGTATCCACGCGAGTATTGACTCCGCGTAAAGCGGTGATGTGGGCGGCATTTTTCAACCTCGTTGCCGCTTTCATGTTCGATGTTCATGTAGCAAAAACACTCGGCAAAGGTTTGATTGAACTTAACGTCGTTTCAGAATATGTAATTATGAGCGGTTTGATCGGCGCTATTGTCTGGAATATTATCACCTGGTATTTCGGGTTGCCAACCAGTTCCTCTCATGCTTTAATGGGCGGGTATGCAGGAGCTGCTGTAGCGAAAGCCGGATTAGGCGCTATATTATTCGGAGGATGGACGAAAACTTTGATCTTTATTATCCTTGCACCGATGATGGGTATGATAATGGGATTTCTACTGATGCTCGCTTTAACGTGGATATATCATGATAGACCATCAGTAAAGATAAATCAGCGGTTCCGGAAATTACAATTGATGTCTGCGGCTCTGTATAGTTTGGGACACGGAACCAACGATGCTCAGAAAACTATGGGCATTATTACCGGATTACTGGTAACAGCCGGATTTTTACAAACTTTTGAGGTGCCATTCTGGGTCATTCTGTTATCTCACTTCGCCATCGCACTCGGGACTTTGTTCGGTGGTTGGAGAATAGTAAAAACTATGGGACAAAAAATAACAAAACTAAAACCATCGGGTGGTTTCTGCGCCGAAACCGCCGGCGGCATCACACTCTTGATAACTGCCTGGGGTGGCATCCCCGTTAGCACAACTCATACGATCACCGGTGCTATCATGGGTGTTGGGGCTACAAAACGTTTATCGGGTGTTAGGTGGGGACTTGCAGGCAACATCATCATTGCTTGGATTCTCACAATCCCCGCATCTGCCATGGTGGGCGCTATAGCTTATGAAATCACTCTCCTGTTTATCTGATATTTTTACCTCAGACTGAACTATTCTTTTTTATTGATATTTTGATTTTTTTGAAGTTCTTTTTGTTGGTGTAATTCCAATCTACAGTTAACCATGGTAAATAAAGAATCCCAAAGCGTAAGATTTTTCCGATAATGTTGATGGGTTGCTTCAAGCAACTCGATTTTACATTGATAATGCTCTCGAAGCGAGTCTATCTTATGTTTCCACTCAGTAGAATCAAAACCAGAAATTTTTTGATATTCTCCTAATACCAATGAATCTGCAAAATAAGCAACGAAAGTTGATTCCGGCAGAATTCCGGTTGATGGATTCGAATTCTTTGAACATCCATAAACAATGATTAGGAAGCAAAAAACGATATATTTAGAATATTTCATATTATAAAATTGGAATAATAGTATGAATCTTTTGGGATAAAAGCAATTCAAATCCTTGACTTTCAACCCCATTCTTTGTATTTTAAAACTCCAACAAATACAAAATCTGCAATATTTCTAAATCCATTGGAGTTTTATGGCATCAACATCCGATTTTCGAACCGGTTTAACAATACGCATGGATAATGACTTATGGACGATCGTTGAATTTCAACACGTAAATCCGGGTAATTGGCGCGCGTTCGTTCGAGCAAAATTGAAAAGTCTAAAATCTGGCAAAGTAATCGAAACCCGCTTCAGAGCGGGTGAATCAATCGAAGTTGTTCGTATTGAATCAAAAGAATTTCAATATTTATATCACGATGGCACAAGTTACGTTTTCATGGACAAAGAAACGTACGACCAAATTAATGTTGATGAAAAATTAATAGGCGACGGAGCAAAGTTCTTAAAAGAAACCGAGAATATTATTATCAATTTTAACGGAACTGATATAATCTCTACAGAGATACCTTTGAACGTAACATTAAAAATTGTTGAAACGGTTCTAGGGGTTAAAGGTGATACAGCCACCGGTGCCCAAAAGCCCGCTAAAGTTGAAACCGGAGCGGTGATCAATGTTCCTCTCTTCATAAACGAAGGCGACACCATTAAAGTCGATACGAGGACCGGTAGTTATTTAGAACGGGTAAAAATCTAACCAAATCTCTTTATTCACTATATTCAGGAGATCGTATGGATATTACGTATCTGAAAAAATTAGTAAAGATTGTTGAGCAAAGTACGGTTGATGAAATCGAGATCGAAGAGGAGGGTTTAAAAATCCGTGTTGCAAAAAATCCGCATCAAAATTCATCACCCATTCAAATGGTGCACCAACCTCATTTGATCTCTGCTCCGGCACATCAACCTGCGAAAACTGATGTGCAAACCGTAACACCTAACCAGGAGACTGCACCCAAGGTTGAATCAAAACTGATTGAGGTTAAATCTCCGATCGTCGGTACGTTTTATCGCGCACCCGCGCCGGACGCTGATTCTTATGTCGAGGTAGGAACTGTGGTTCAGCCCAAACAGGT
It contains:
- a CDS encoding fumarylacetoacetate hydrolase family protein; translated protein: MKKIKIIGSTESVEVKKILCLGRNYLEHAKEMNATAPKQPVIFMKPATAVIIGDEKIIRPSISKEMHHEIELVVAIGENGKNISKKNAYDHVVGYAVGLDMTLRDLQSEAKKQGLPWTLAKGFDTSAPLSDIAPISNIPDPHNLRMICRVNGEVRQNGYTGNMIFSIPQIIEYISKYISLEKGDLIFTGTPEGVSEAKPGDIIEAEIEGIGKIVHEVTGE
- a CDS encoding phosphoribosylformylglycinamidine cyclo-ligase produces the protein MVKRYEQAGVNIDAGDDFVKRIKDNVATTFSDAVLSGIGAFGGFYDAKFGKIQEPVLVSSVDGVGTKLKVAFLLDKHDTIGQDLVNHCVNDIAVCGAQPLFFLDYFATGKLKPAVAESVVAGMVKACRENGCALIGGETAEMPGFYRDDEYDIAGTIVGVADRKKIFDAKKVKAGDVLIGLPSNGLHTNGYSLAREVLFERYEVDDYIDELGSTIGEALLKVHRSYLKAIGLISPLAEVHSFAHITGGGIVGNTKRVIPNGCSLKIDWNRWERPAIFRVIQKTGNVPEDEMRKVFNLGVGIVIITSKRGVDKIMETLHEAGEVPFILGEVVQDQEKINHLKRTR
- a CDS encoding GAF domain-containing protein; protein product: MKEPKNTENVKEKVQGVVHGTGLLQKLNTIHDVASKFDNTKSREEILNILRSEAKWLLTYDVCFVSLLNQTRTHYAIYSISQIADASELDHKHFLIDEGIPGWVVKNQASFIGEIESALKFSHAIEGRLQDLGIRSILVVPMKTGNEVIGSLTFGSLKPHLYTEADAAIAQLMGLYVATSLKDASIFEDTRKRINQIELINNISRQMSSTLQLDELLKTAASMVQKTFNYFDVTVFLRTDDSSFVELAAHSGSFIDFLPHGYKQSIDSGLIGWVFKNGEKILCNDVLQDERYIAYEYHNTRSELTVPIMIDKDVVGVLNIEDTKLHAFDETDVVVLETLSDQLGSAMKNAKLYDEIRKANIKLTELDKMKSEFLGIVSHDFRSPLSSIILAGRALLKNEAVEQAPRIKEYLQIIVDQANRLNQLAEDTLSITKIESGQLNYFFKIVNIERLVQDAISMVRYTARHKVEYKIDPNVAFIKGDQTKLRQVIQNLVSNAVKYSPRGGLVKITIDDLSPEQLLVSVSDQGIGIPRDQIGKLFQKFSRVETGQSREIKGAGLGLWICKEIVEAHGGKIWVESDEGNGSVMKFTLNKAQDGIS
- a CDS encoding MFS transporter, yielding MSILKKHELNHTAEFKQRRALNWATLGLTYASMYMARYNFAFANKDLSDTYGFSKTEIGSIITFATLFYGLSAMFNGPLADRIGGRKAMLIGTIGAFGFNIAFGVGAYLGFLGTGTLLLGYFATVWTLNMYFQSYSALAIIKVNSAWFHVSERGVFSAIFGSMIQMGRFGVYALMTIPFVVLLPWQWKFFLPAIFAAFFAFMTFLFVKDTPKDSGLPDFDPQDATSGDTEKVTFSYVAKKVFTNPITITIAIAEFCTGLVRKGFEEWFPRYMQEVQNLRLDNPIFQRNALAIVLAGVGGAFAAGMMSDKLFKARRPPVAFIGYACQIISLTIVWIAPSLDLVIAAFILNSFAISMVHSMLSGTASMDFGGKRAGATAAGLFDGMQYVGGSIMGYGMGYLLDSYGWGVWGPSMIGFAVVGAMLMLKLWNVVPKSKLKGSGH
- a CDS encoding DUF47 family protein gives rise to the protein MRLDRLIQVLLPHDEKFYAFFEESAQNLVDASKKLHELQTCSPSEHQRIMDEIHDFEHRGDAVTHKIYAELNATFVTPFDREDIHLLASALDDVMDLIDGTASRFVLYKVSKCTSAMKNLMEILYNSILELQKGISLLRDFRKADELQKILRKVNEFENQADSVFDRAIADLFENEKDPVQIIKLKEIYVVLETATDACEDAANVMEGLLIKHG
- a CDS encoding inorganic phosphate transporter codes for the protein MLTLVVIIVFIALVFDFLNGFHDSANSIATIVSTRVLTPRKAVMWAAFFNLVAAFMFDVHVAKTLGKGLIELNVVSEYVIMSGLIGAIVWNIITWYFGLPTSSSHALMGGYAGAAVAKAGLGAILFGGWTKTLIFIILAPMMGMIMGFLLMLALTWIYHDRPSVKINQRFRKLQLMSAALYSLGHGTNDAQKTMGIITGLLVTAGFLQTFEVPFWVILLSHFAIALGTLFGGWRIVKTMGQKITKLKPSGGFCAETAGGITLLITAWGGIPVSTTHTITGAIMGVGATKRLSGVRWGLAGNIIIAWILTIPASAMVGAIAYEITLLFI
- the efp gene encoding elongation factor P, coding for MASTSDFRTGLTIRMDNDLWTIVEFQHVNPGNWRAFVRAKLKSLKSGKVIETRFRAGESIEVVRIESKEFQYLYHDGTSYVFMDKETYDQINVDEKLIGDGAKFLKETENIIINFNGTDIISTEIPLNVTLKIVETVLGVKGDTATGAQKPAKVETGAVINVPLFINEGDTIKVDTRTGSYLERVKI
- the accB gene encoding acetyl-CoA carboxylase biotin carboxyl carrier protein, which produces MDITYLKKLVKIVEQSTVDEIEIEEEGLKIRVAKNPHQNSSPIQMVHQPHLISAPAHQPAKTDVQTVTPNQETAPKVESKLIEVKSPIVGTFYRAPAPDADSYVEVGTVVQPKQVLCIIEAMKLMNEIESDVSGRIVKILVENAKPVEYNQTLFLIEPV